The DNA segment TTCCTGTTCGGAATGTATTGGAAAGGATGAGACCAGGAATCGGTTCTTTTATTGATGAGGAAGCTATATTTAGTATTTTCCCCCCCTGTTGCTTTAAAAAAGGCAATGCAGCACGAATGACACGTACATAGGATAACAGATTCAGTTCAAATGAAGTTTGCCAATCTTCGTCCGTTAAGTCCTCGAACGCTCCTGCTCGTGGACCACCTGCATTATTTACTAGTATGTGTAGACCTCCGAACGTCTCATTAGTGACAGCAACTAACTGGTTAATATCATTTATGTTTGTAATATCCGCTTTTTGAAACGCCACTCGACCTGTACCGATTGACTGAAGTTCAATAGCTTTTTGTTTTAATTTTTCTTCTTCGCGGCCTGAAATCATGACGTTGACACCTTCTTTTACAAGCCTTTCTGCAATCGCAAATCCAAGTCCTTGACTGGATGCTACAACCAAAGCTGATTTACCAGATAAATTTAGTTCCATATTTTATCCATGCCTCCTTATTATTCTATCTTCAGTATACAAGATTACCAAAGAAAGGTAGTGGTAGAAAACTCACAAAAAAAGGCGGAATATTTTATCCGCCTTTTTTTTGTCAACATATATTTAGAATGTATGCCCAAGATCCTTTGCACGCGCAATAGCATTTTCTTTAATTTCTTGTGCTTTATCCGGCATCGCATTATGACCTTCGACGAAAAGACCTTCAAGCTCATTGATACCAAAGAAGCTCATCATGACACTTATATAACGGTGACCCATTTCCATCTGTGCCGCTGGTCCTTCAGAATAGATCCCACCGCGCGCTTGGATGTGTAAAGCTTTTTTGCCTGGTAACAGTCCTACCGGCCCTTGTTCTGTATATTTAAACGTTTTACCTGCTACAGCAACAGAATCTAAATATGCTTTCATTACAGGTGGGAAGGAGAAGTTCCATAATGGTGTGACAAATACATATTTATCAGCAGCGATAAATTGGTCACTTAATTCATTTAGACGGCTGACTTTTGCTTTCTCTTCAGATGATAGTTCGTCAAATGCTTGTCCAGAACGGAGCTTTCCCCATCCACTGAAAACATCTGCATCGATATGAGGAATATTTTCACTGTATAAATCTACGTGAACTACTTCATCATTTGGATTTTTTTCTTTATAGCTATCTATAAATGCTTTACCAACTGCCATACTATATGATTGTGATTCATCATGTGGATGTGCAGTAATGTATAATACTTGTGCCATTCTAATCACCTTTCTTGTTGTGTAGGATCTAATATAGTTTGAATCAAAATCTTATAAAATAAACAATGATATTTATTTTAATTTAAGATATCTTCAATTCAAGGTAATTATATAAGAGAAGAGTCTTCCTTTCAAACAATCTGCTTGTACAAAATAAAAAAAGGATTTGTCATGTGACAAACCCTAGCAAAGAACATTATTCATTTGTATCAAGTGAATAAGGATTTCGACCGATGTTTATTCTCATTTCATCAGTCATCTGGAATGGTTCAGTTACTACTGCCTCGTTTGTTGCTGGGCCAAGTTGAAAACTTCCATCATAATGTACAGGCTTTTGTTCCATTTTCCTTTTCACCTCCACAGACTCTTACAGTTATCATATGTATATTTGTGCCCATTTACCGCTTGTTTCACTAACTAATAGTACCTATATTAATTAGTTAAAATTAACAGCAATACAGGTCTTTGTAACCATTATTATACTCCGTTTGTCACAAAAAAAGACATAATTTTTTAAAAAATAATAATTTTATCTCATTAAGTATATATAAAAAAGAGACTGACAAAAAGTCAGCCTCTTCAAAGATTCTTTAATTACTTTATAGCAGCATTTACTGCTGCAATTACTTGGTCAGTTGTTTGCATGTTGAGAACTTCTTGAACTAGCTTCTCCATGTCAGACTTTTTTAAGTTCCGAATTAAGGAACGAGCCTTTAGTATGGATGTTGCACTCATAGAGAATTCATCAAGTCCTAATCCTAAAAGAACAGGAATAGCTGTTTCGTCCCCAGCCATTTCTCCGCACATACCTGCCCATTTACCTTCCGCATGCGCAGCATCGATTACCATTTTTACCAATCTTAAAATAGATGG comes from the Neobacillus sp. PS2-9 genome and includes:
- a CDS encoding SDR family oxidoreductase, yielding MELNLSGKSALVVASSQGLGFAIAERLVKEGVNVMISGREEEKLKQKAIELQSIGTGRVAFQKADITNINDINQLVAVTNETFGGLHILVNNAGGPRAGAFEDLTDEDWQTSFELNLLSYVRVIRAALPFLKQQGGKILNIASSSIKEPIPGLILSNTFRTGIVGLSKTLATELAPYNILINTIAPGRIATDRVKHLDQVNADKLGVERETVELQVKAGIPLQRYGTPEEFANVAAFLLSDANSYMTGSSFLVDGGMVKAI
- a CDS encoding FMN-dependent NADH-azoreductase → MAQVLYITAHPHDESQSYSMAVGKAFIDSYKEKNPNDEVVHVDLYSENIPHIDADVFSGWGKLRSGQAFDELSSEEKAKVSRLNELSDQFIAADKYVFVTPLWNFSFPPVMKAYLDSVAVAGKTFKYTEQGPVGLLPGKKALHIQARGGIYSEGPAAQMEMGHRYISVMMSFFGINELEGLFVEGHNAMPDKAQEIKENAIARAKDLGHTF